The genomic interval TCGAGGCCTGGTTTAGAAGGCCTAGGCCTGAAGCCCCTGGGATGCTCCTTACAGAATGTAGCTTTCCGGGGGCCGCCCCAGACTTTATACCGACGCACATGAAAGCTGAGCCAGTGGTGGCAGGAGTTTTATCCTTGGGCCCGGGGTTCTCGGGGCCCCTTTCCTGGGTTTTATATCCATCACTTAGGTGTCCGGTAATAACTGGGCGCTGGTGAAGCCCTGACCCTAAGCCtaagccaggcactgttctgcgAGCAGGGCTGTGAAGACAAGGACAAGCCCCCGGTCCTGGGAGCTGGCACACTCGTCAGGATTCACGTAGACATGTAGTGACAATGCGGTGACATCCAGAGAGGGCCTGCCACAGCCCCCAAATCCTTGGGAAGCCTGAGTGTGGGGCGCCTGCGTAGGAACCAGATAGAAAGGGTAGGAGGCAGATAGGGTCATGAGACCATGTCAGGGAGTCTGCGCTTTAGGCTGGGGCTGCTCTGAGAGCTGCTGAAGGACTTACAGAGAACGACAGATCAAGAGCTACTGTCTGATGGGCAGACTGAAGGCAGGAGGGAAGCGAGGGACCAGTCAGAGGCAGAGGCCGCAAGAACCAAACTTGATCTGCTCAAGTGCCAAAGGCagctgagaattttaaaaaagctgaaGCAGCAGTTAGAAACCAGGAGATTGCAGATAAAAATGCAGGGTTCCTGCTCCCCTAAAGCAGGCCTGTCTGACAGCTGGGTCTGTGATTCGTCCGTGCTGAGACCCTGCAAGGGAGGTGCCTGCTGGGCTGTGAGGCAGGCTGAGGCAGGCACCCCAGAGGAGGCAGAATCACCTCGAACCTGGTAGCTGTCCAGACGGAGCGGGGATGGCAGGACAACAACAGGCGCCATGAACCAAGATGGGCGCAGGAGGGACCCTGGAGGGTTGTCTGAGGGAATCTGGCTTTGAGGCCTCTGACGCATGGGGAGAGGGAGCAACCCCACTTTCCGAAAGGTGCTTTGGTCACAATTGAAACGAGCCTCGGAGGTGCGCCTGACTGCCAGCCAACCTGTCTGCCCCCAGTCTTCGGACCTGCTCGCCACAGCTTGCTTACCAGGATGATTTTGGTCTCGTCTAGTTCAGCCTGCACTTTACTCATGGGGTCAGCTTCTCGGGGGTTCTAGAaaagagccaaaaataaaaaccacgtCAGGACTGAGTGGCCACCGAGAAACAGGGCTCAAAACCAAGAGAGCTGGATACACTTTTACAAGTTAACAACCACAGGCTGTTTAAACTCGTGACAGAGAAGCAAAAGTCTGTCTAGGAATTCAGGTCCTAGAtcttttgtttcttgtgttttagagccacacgtgcagcatatggaggttcccaggctagaggtttaatcggcgctgcagctgccggcctgcaccccagccacagcaacgccagatctgagctgcatctgtgacctacaccacagctcacggcaacgctggatccttaacccactgagtgaggccagggacctaacctgcatcctcacggatgctagctggattcatttccactgaaacacaagggtgaggccagggatggaacgctcgtcctcatggacactagtcgggttcgttaccgctgagccatgatgggaactacaggTTCCAGGTCTTAATGGGAGTCCCTGTGTTTTTTCAAAAGGACATCGCCCGGAGCCACAACCACCAGGGGCCTCTGGCCTTTCTGGTTCCCGTGGTTCCGGCCACCGTCTTTACACCTCACCTGGTATCTACTGAGGTGACCATCCAGGCCTGTGTAGAGGATGGTGGCAGGGGATCCCACTGGCCATTCTATCCTGTCGACCTGCTTGGAGAATTCGTCTAGTACCTGCAAGACAGAGGAGCTTAACACCGCCCCGTGCTCATCCACGAGAGGGTCTCAGGCCCCCGGCCCCAGGGAGGAGGGCACAGGCGGGCGGCGAAGGGCAAAGGGAAAATCTAGGTTCAAGTTCCTCCTTCCTCAGTATTCTAGGGATTAAAAACCCAGTAGGCCAGCCTGGTATGAACCTCATCTTGGTGAATGATAACAGTACTGGAATTTTAAACTACAGATTTCCACTTTCACCAGATTATGAATTTCCAGGAAAAAGGATATTGATTGGCCCTCTAATTTTCCAAAACAATTCTTCGAAAAGGTTATTAGGTTCTTTGAATTTaagcaaccaccagtttgttttttgttttttgtttttggctgcacctgcggcatatggtagctcctgggccagggatggcacctgcagCACCacacccttaacctgctgtgccacatgggcgCTTCCAATCACCAGACTTCACGTGCTTCGAAGAGCATGAGTGCTTTGGGAACGGTAAGGCCAGCGTCTCTGAGGAATTTACCGTCCGTGGAAGCACAGAGACACTGAGGGACGCGGTGGGGAGGCGCTGGCCCCACACTGGGGAGAGGAGCGGCTGTAGCTGCACGAGGAGCCGGCAGGGGGACTCCTCGAGCAGGAGCACAGAGGCGGGAGGAGCCTGGTGTGCGCAGGGCggcaggatggagaggaggggaggtgggTCACGGGGCAGACAGAGCACAGAGTCTAGGGAGGCTCAGAAGGAACTGAAAGTCCTGACTGcggagggcagaggcaggaagaaggcCAGCTAGAGGAGTGACCGGGGCAAAAGCACAGCCACCGCTGACCTCAGAAGGAGAGGTGCTGTGACTCTGGGGCAGACAAGGAGCATCAAGGTGGCACCAGGAACGCTAGGGGGATGCGAGGCAGAAAGCAGCGCCAGGGAGGGAAGTGGGAAGGCTCCCGGCTGTCTCCTGGTTTCGGGTGAGAAGAGAGGCTGGAACAGGGTGACCGCAGATACACCCCTCACCCCTCGGGCACTGTGGTCACGCCTGCCCCCGATCCACACGCGTCTAGGTCCAGTCTAGCCAGGCTGCAAACTCACCTTCTCCAGCAAGGTAAAAGCCACCCGGGATGGGTATTCACTGTCAGCAATGACCACTCCCGCAAGACTGTCGTTTCTCACGTAGACGTGGCACAGATATTCTAAGGAGGCGAGAGGTCGGACACACGGAGGGTGACACGGGGCTTCAGACTTTCTCACCCCCAAAAGCCAAGTGTTACAGTGCCGGGCTCCCGCCTTCTGGGTCACTGAAGCCACTCCGAGGGAGCCGTGTGGAGAGGCCCTGCACACGGGCCAGCGCATGCAAGAGCCCTGCCTGTGCCGGGGCCCAAGACCTGCCCGGGGGCCAGTAAGTGCCCCGGGGCCCAGCGTGCAAAGCCAGGATCCAAAGAGCACCATCCCAAGCCACAGGGCCGGGTGCGTGTCCAAGTCACAACCTTGAGCTCAGAGTCAGCGTCAGGCTCAGCCGTGTCTCAGGAAGCTGCAGCCCTCTGAggctctgctctcctcccccGACAAGCTACACAGCCTCCACCTCCTTCAAAAGCCCCGTAAGACTGGGCACAACCCCGACATCAGCACTCAGGGCCTCGGGCTCCCTCATCACAGCAACCTCCCCTGCTCTATTCTATGCGGGCCTTGGCAcggagggagcaggggagggagaagagacagGTCCCATCCAGAAAAATGAGCCGCTGCTGCCTGAGGGCTCAAGTATGACTGTGATGAAGTCGTCAAATCGTCCAAAGGTACAGTCTGTGCAAGAGCTGCTGCAACACAGTCACAAtctatgaaattaattttcatcACTTTCAAACAATTCAGAGATGACATGGCTAATCAAATGCCTCTCAAATAACTGCCTAAAAACTTCTTGCGGGGAACTCCGAAtcatgaggaggaaaaaaaacctaacGTCATGAGGCAAAAACTAATGAGCTTCCAGACTCCTGGGCCCAAATCTCAGGCGTATGGAACACAGTGTGACCTCAGCAGGGCGAGGGCCCCGTCTGCGATGTCTACAACGCcgggggtgggcgtgggggacACACCCAGGAGGCCGCTCGCTGCTCCCTCATCCGAAGGAGTCCAAGCTTCGGGCGTGATTTTAACCAAGCACCTTAGACACCAACAGTAGGCACAGAACTTTGCgtaagaggaggaggaggaggaggaggacagaggagcCGAGGAGGGGGTCCTGCCGGCCGCTCCATCACCGGGCACGGCTCCCGCGGAGAGCGGCCCAAGGCGGGGCAGCCGGGCCAGCGCATGCTCACAGGGCGGCAGGTCCTCTTACCTTGTTCCTTGACAGAAGCTCTGCTGCCTTTTGCTGAGCGCTCCACAATCAGCTGACTTGTGAAGGTCATGAATTCCTGAACACTAAGAAACACAGCACATGTCACCCGCTCCTGTCACCCTGTCCCCGACACAACGGAAAGTGACCTTTGAGCGAATACGCGAAGGAGATTCGGCTTCTTgatttccctcccttccctccccaccctcctaacaaataagaaatgctctGGACGTGAACGCAAACACAGGGGATTACACAGCCTCACAAGCACTCAAACCACATCTGTTTGCTACCTCGCTCACCCACGCCACCCACTGCCAGACGTCTGGGGAATTTTCTACAGGTGAAAATTGTAGATTTTCACGTGGCCAGACAGAACAGTCACAGATGACAACGGTCCAGCCGGAGGAGGTGGAATTCACATGCCTCAGACCAGGAATGCTATCCCAAGGGCCATCAGAGCAGGGTCTTGACTTGTGGCGTCCACACTTGGCCCCAGCAGATGTGGACGCTTCTGAAACCCACCAAGCGCCACAGAGAAGAGTGAGGACTCCCGACCCTGGCTGGGATCCCAGCTCCACCGCTTGTGAGACACGGCCTCTGACGGCACACTTACTGCACCGCACTTCACTATAAATCAAGATCCGCTGTAATGATTAAATGGGCACTTAGTGCCAAGTCTGGCGCATCGTATTACTTGCTACGATCATTTTGAGTGACAGTATCAAAATAATCCCTTAGAGAAAAGTCTCAAATTAAGGAAGTGCTtgcagtaaaatgaaaaagagaaagaacttaGAGTAGAACTATAATTAGACAAAGGCAGCACTGCATTCACTGAGAGTCTGCACCCAAGGGCCAGGAGAGCTGGAAAAACCACTCAGAGGTTTGAAGCTTAGGTTCTGATAATCATGAGGCAGGCAGGATGGAAGCGAGGAAGacttcagaagaaagaaaaaagagctcaGCTGGAATCCGTGTGGTTTTAAGAGACACTGGTAGAGATGCCCCTGTGCCACTGCACTTGTGTTAACCATCTGAAACTGGTCTGGGTGTCGCAAACCAGTCAGGTGACATGGCCTATGGCAAAATCTCTGCGGGTCTTCAGGACACGGGggcaggggaaaaagaaaaagaatcagggtTAGCTAAGGTAGCACCAACGGCTCCATCACAGAAAAGGAGCGACACAGACAGGAGGCGTCATGGTAAAGAAAGCCAAGTTCCAGGGAGGACCCAAAAAAGTAGTAAGTTTCCAAGAAAATAACAAGAGGAATTGTTTCAGATCCTGCCAGCAAGAACAAAACAgctgtaacaacaacaaaacaaacccgactgaaaaatggggagaagacctaaatcaacctttctccaaagacagacggATGGCCAGGAGGCAAatgaaaagacgctcaacatcgctaattactagagaaatgaaagtcaCAACTACGAGGTTCCATCTCATACCATCCCATtaggaagtctacaaataacaaatgctggagggggtgtggagaaaggggaaccctcctgcactgttggtgggaatgtaagttggtacaaccacaatgggtAACACTAtgtaggttcctcagaaaactaaaactagaactaccgtatgacccagccatcccactcctgggcagctaTGCAGGCTAAACCATAATTCAAAgaggtacatgcacccctgtattcatagcagcactgttcacagtaggcAAGACAGGGAAACTAtccaaatgcccactgacagatgaatggattaagaagatgtggtatatatatacacacatacatacaatggaatacaactcggCCATAAATGTATTGccattcacagagacagagatcCAACCGGAGAtatcacactaagtgaactaagtcagaaagacaaagacaaagaccgtatgatatcacttatatgtggaatctaaagtatggcacaaagcaactcatctacaaaacaggaacagacccACACACTTTGAGGACAGACGTGTGACTGAccagcaggaggggagggggaggggatggactgggagtctgggcttAGTGGatgtgcaaactattacatttagaacggaagaacaataaggtcctactgtacaggacagggaactatacccagcccctcgggatagaccatgatggaagataatactgaaaaaaaaaaaaatatgtgtacgactgagtcactttactgtgtagcagaaactggcaacacactgtacatcaactatactttcactaaaaaaaaaaaagaagaagaagaagaagacaactgcactgaaagaatgaaaacagaatccAGACGGCAGATTCTACCAGACTTGGGGACTGGGTGACCACAGACCTGGATTCCGTCGGGTCCTTCTCCTTTTGCGCCtgagtcacccccacccccccacaatCCGGCTGGAAGTGTCTGTGGTTCTCCGAATACCCACCTTACTGCATTTACACGCCTCACAAATGTTTGAAAGCTTGGAAGCCCTACAAATCCCACGCGTCCTCCCAAACCATAGAGAGGACCGTAAAGAGCATGTAACTTTGGTGAGTCCTGGCTGGTTCGACATCATCGCTTGGGGCCTCAGTGACTTCATTCACTCGACGGGAGAGTACAGCACTCTCTCCGAGAGGAGGGTAGAAAGCCCCACCGGAACGTCTAAACGTGGCTCTTGAGGCGTGGCACACAAGCTTCCCGGGTCAGAACTACTGAGCGGGAGCTGCGGGCTTAAAACAGAGACTTCTGGGTTTCAACCTACTAGTTCGGACTGTCTGGGCGTGAACCTGGGGAATCTGCACTTTTTCACAGCCCCGTTCTACTTCTCACGCGACCGAAATCCTACAGGAGCCCGCCCTGGAGCGGGGTGCAGAAAGCCTTCCGAGGTCGAAGGGAGAAGGGTTCCTCAGAGGCACAGTCCACAGCCGGAGGAGGAGGCCGCCGCTGGGCTCCGCTACGGGGGGCCGAGCCGCGGGCCTCCCCCGATTCCGGGCCCGGCGATCCCCGCCCAGGCCCGCTCACCTGGACCTCTGGAAGAAGCTGAAGGAGGACACGTCGTACGCGGCTTTGAGCAGCACCACCTTGGGATCGCCTTTGTAGAGGACGCTGAGGCTGTAGAGCTTCATGGCGCCGAGGCCTCGGGCCGGCCACCCGCCCGGCCGCGGGACCGGCTCGCAGGGAGGAGGGCGGCGCCGCCCCTCGAGACCGCCGCCGGCTGCTGACGGGTCGGCCACCGGCTTCCTCCCCCTGGCTCGGGGTTCACTTCCGCTTCCGGTCCGGGGCGGCCGCCTGAGGCTTAACGAAGAGTTTGCGTGCCCCGGATGCAGAGAGGGGCGGCCGGAAACGTGAGCGAGGGGCGGGGCATGGTGCTGCGCGTGCGCGTGCGCTCGCCGCGGTCTCTCGGGGCTGTCTTGGGCCGCCCGGCTCTTTCTCCCGCAGTCTTTAGCCTTTTCCTGCAATCGTCCTCTCCGACGGCCGTCCCTTTTCCGACTGGTTGGTTCTGAGTCTTCTCGGGGGGTCCAGGGTCCCCCAGGACCGTCCTCCCTCCGAGCAGTGAGATCCAGAGCAGCACCCACGAGCCAGTGCTTTGTGCACCCTACAGGGGCGACTTTGATTTATGGGCGAACCGCCTTCCCGGTACCTGTTTTGTAAATCAGATCTCCTTTTGAGTAAAGGGGAGGAACCTTTTCTTCTACAGGCTCCTGCCAGAAGGTAAAGGCATGCCTCTCATTTTCAGATGATCTGATTCCGCTCATGCCCTTCCCAGGCCTTCCTCCTGCCCTCGTGGGAGCAAATCCCTGGT from Sus scrofa isolate TJ Tabasco breed Duroc chromosome 18, Sscrofa11.1, whole genome shotgun sequence carries:
- the YKT6 gene encoding synaptobrevin homolog YKT6 (The RefSeq protein has 1 substitution compared to this genomic sequence) is translated as MKLYSLSVLYKGDPKAVLLKAAYDVSSFSFFQRSSVQEFMTFTSQLIVERSAKGSRASVKEQEYLCHVYVRNDSLAGVVIADSEYPSRVAFTLLEKVLDEFSKQVDRIEWPVGSPATILYTGLDGHLSRYQNPREADPMSKVQAELDETKIILHNTMESLLERGEKLDDLVSKSEVLGVQSKAFYKTARKQNSCCAIM